One region of Termitidicoccus mucosus genomic DNA includes:
- a CDS encoding ABC transporter ATP-binding protein: MTVQTELENIAPSKLSVGGVSKRFRTKRAEVHALDRVSLEVAEGEFVCLVGPSGCGKSTLLNIIAGLDSADEGSVSADGQPIRGPGRDRMVMFQEHALFPWLDVLGNVMFGLKLKPGLNNKEREEVAKYYLHLVDLDSFLHANIHELSGGMKQRVALARALAPNPKVLLMDEPFAALDALTREQLYGDIQRIWEQRKKTIVFVTHNVREAVCLGDRVALFSPHPGRIRQEFAIDLPRPRDINSVGLATRSSEIMKALKGYIGSTETEVAE; encoded by the coding sequence GTGACCGTACAAACGGAATTGGAAAACATCGCGCCCTCGAAACTCTCGGTGGGCGGAGTCAGCAAGCGCTTTCGCACCAAACGCGCCGAGGTGCACGCGCTTGACCGGGTGTCGCTCGAAGTCGCCGAGGGCGAGTTCGTCTGCTTGGTCGGCCCGAGCGGTTGCGGCAAGAGCACGCTGCTCAACATCATCGCCGGCCTCGACAGCGCCGACGAAGGCTCGGTATCGGCCGACGGCCAGCCCATCCGCGGACCGGGCCGCGACCGCATGGTGATGTTTCAGGAGCACGCCTTGTTCCCGTGGCTCGACGTGCTCGGCAACGTGATGTTCGGCCTCAAGCTCAAGCCCGGCCTCAACAACAAGGAGCGCGAGGAGGTGGCGAAATATTACCTGCACCTCGTGGACCTCGACAGTTTCCTGCACGCAAACATCCATGAGCTTTCCGGCGGCATGAAGCAGCGCGTGGCGCTCGCCCGCGCCCTTGCGCCGAACCCGAAGGTGCTGCTCATGGACGAGCCGTTCGCCGCGCTCGACGCGCTCACCCGCGAGCAGCTTTACGGCGACATCCAGCGCATCTGGGAACAGCGCAAGAAGACGATCGTGTTTGTCACGCACAACGTCCGCGAGGCCGTCTGCCTCGGCGACCGCGTGGCGCTTTTTTCGCCGCATCCCGGACGCATCCGCCAGGAGTTCGCCATCGACCTGCCGCGTCCGCGCGACATCAACAGCGTGGGCCTCGCCACGCGCTCCAGCGAAATCATGAAGGCGCTCAAGGGCTACATCGGCTCGACCGAAACGGAGGTGGCCGAATGA
- a CDS encoding ABC transporter permease has product MKRIVTATLFFAALLVGWEIIKRAGIDSLRLMPSTLDVARYLAGVLADGTLASASFVTVKRLLLGYASGIVIGLPLGLLTARFKVCQDTIGLLALGLQTLPSVCWVPIALLSFGQTESAMFFIVVMGTLWSVIIATDTGVRTIPPIYARAARTMGSHGLHTWMKVMLPASLPFVVSGMKQGWAFAWRSLMAAEIFVTILTGFGLGQLLHYGRELNAMDQVVGVMLVIVVIGLLADKIMFAPAERFLHRRWGTQGK; this is encoded by the coding sequence ATGAAACGCATCGTCACCGCCACCCTCTTTTTCGCGGCGCTGCTCGTCGGATGGGAAATCATCAAGCGCGCGGGCATCGATTCGTTGCGGCTCATGCCTTCGACGCTCGATGTCGCCCGTTATCTCGCCGGCGTGCTCGCGGACGGCACGCTCGCCTCGGCGTCGTTCGTCACGGTAAAGCGCCTGCTGCTCGGCTACGCCAGCGGCATCGTCATCGGCCTGCCGCTCGGGCTGCTCACGGCGCGCTTCAAGGTCTGCCAGGACACCATCGGGCTGCTCGCGCTCGGCCTGCAAACGCTGCCCAGCGTGTGCTGGGTGCCGATCGCGCTGCTGTCATTCGGCCAGACGGAGTCGGCGATGTTTTTCATCGTGGTGATGGGCACGCTCTGGTCGGTCATCATCGCGACCGACACGGGCGTGCGCACCATCCCGCCGATTTACGCGCGCGCGGCGCGCACGATGGGTTCGCACGGCCTGCATACCTGGATGAAGGTGATGCTGCCGGCGTCGCTGCCGTTCGTGGTGAGCGGCATGAAACAGGGCTGGGCCTTTGCGTGGCGCTCGCTCATGGCGGCGGAGATTTTTGTGACCATCCTGACCGGCTTCGGCCTCGGGCAGCTCCTGCACTACGGACGCGAACTCAATGCGATGGACCAAGTCGTCGGCGTGATGCTGGTGATCGTGGTGATCGGGTTGCTGGCGGACAAAATCATGTTCGCGCCCGCCGAGCGTTTTCTCCACCGCCGCTGGGGGACGCAGGGGAAGTGA
- the recJ gene encoding single-stranded-DNA-specific exonuclease RecJ, whose translation MRWIYQPFPPGEVDALSRGASVSPVLAELLLRAGLADAARAAKFLHPALSELSDPFLVHNVVAAADRLRAAIAGREDIVVLGDYDVDGVSSTALLVSILRRFGLHPRFIVPRRMEDGYGLSRSAIDRALEQGKPSLFVALDCGTNSHDEIGYLRAQGIDVIVVDHHRSKEEVVGQAILINPHVHNNGDDGAWRDLCTVGLVFKLAHGLLKQLRAENHPTAFEIKLRDSLDLVALGTVADLVPLHGENRILARQGLRILQTTRRPGLQALMQVAGVRPENEIMPVDVSFRLGPRINASGRLDDASLSVELMLSDDADFCNETAQRLNELNRERQDIERQITEEAERLVEGKYAADPGIVLYGESWHPGVVGIVAGRVSRKYNRPCIVLGNEGEQAKGSGRSVDGVSLVEVLGTCCEHLLSWGGHPMAIGVSLAQCHIDDFRARFVESIRNHTGGGLNGPTLDIATWITPREIGERLMGDICALHPFGQGNSEPVFGIRRVTLQQRPDIFRGQHFRFNFDDGTGRRLFGVAWKMADNIPPVGVPIDMAVEIAWNYYNDRKLLQLELIDWRESE comes from the coding sequence ATGCGCTGGATATACCAACCGTTTCCCCCCGGGGAAGTCGATGCGCTCAGTCGTGGCGCCAGCGTGAGCCCCGTGCTCGCGGAACTTCTCCTGCGCGCCGGCCTCGCCGACGCCGCGCGCGCCGCCAAATTTCTCCACCCCGCGCTCAGCGAGCTGAGCGACCCGTTCCTCGTCCACAATGTAGTCGCCGCGGCCGACCGCCTCCGCGCCGCCATCGCCGGGCGCGAGGACATCGTCGTGCTCGGCGACTACGATGTCGATGGCGTCAGCTCCACCGCGCTCCTCGTCAGCATTCTCCGCCGCTTCGGCCTGCACCCGCGCTTCATCGTTCCCCGCCGCATGGAGGACGGCTACGGGCTCTCGCGCAGCGCCATCGACCGCGCCCTTGAGCAGGGGAAACCCTCGCTCTTCGTCGCCCTCGACTGCGGCACCAATTCCCACGACGAGATCGGCTACCTCCGCGCCCAGGGCATCGACGTCATCGTGGTCGATCACCACCGCTCCAAGGAGGAAGTCGTCGGGCAGGCCATCCTCATCAACCCCCACGTCCACAACAACGGCGACGACGGCGCCTGGCGCGACCTCTGCACCGTCGGCCTCGTCTTCAAGCTCGCCCACGGCCTGCTCAAGCAGCTCCGCGCCGAGAACCACCCGACCGCCTTCGAGATCAAGCTCCGCGACTCGCTCGACCTCGTCGCGCTCGGCACCGTCGCCGACCTCGTCCCGCTGCACGGCGAAAACCGCATTCTCGCCCGCCAGGGGCTGCGCATTCTCCAGACCACGCGCCGCCCCGGCCTCCAGGCGCTCATGCAAGTCGCGGGCGTGCGCCCCGAAAACGAGATCATGCCCGTCGACGTCTCCTTCCGGCTGGGACCGCGCATCAACGCCAGCGGACGCCTCGACGACGCCTCCCTCTCCGTCGAGCTCATGCTCAGCGACGACGCGGATTTCTGCAACGAAACCGCCCAGCGCCTCAACGAACTCAACCGCGAGCGCCAGGACATCGAGCGCCAGATCACCGAGGAGGCCGAGCGCCTCGTCGAGGGAAAATACGCCGCCGATCCCGGCATCGTGCTCTATGGCGAAAGCTGGCATCCCGGCGTCGTCGGCATCGTCGCCGGCCGCGTCTCCCGCAAATACAACCGCCCCTGCATCGTCCTCGGCAACGAAGGCGAGCAGGCCAAGGGCTCGGGTCGCAGCGTGGATGGCGTGAGCCTTGTCGAAGTGCTCGGCACCTGCTGCGAACACCTCCTCAGCTGGGGCGGCCATCCCATGGCCATCGGCGTGTCGCTCGCCCAATGCCACATCGACGACTTCCGCGCCCGCTTCGTCGAATCCATCCGCAACCATACGGGCGGCGGCCTCAACGGCCCCACGCTCGACATCGCCACCTGGATCACCCCGCGCGAAATCGGCGAGCGCCTGATGGGCGACATCTGCGCGCTGCATCCCTTCGGCCAGGGCAACTCCGAGCCCGTTTTCGGCATCCGCCGCGTCACGCTCCAGCAACGCCCCGACATCTTCCGCGGGCAGCATTTTCGTTTCAATTTCGACGATGGCACAGGGCGGCGTCTTTTTGGCGTGGCATGGAAGATGGCCGACAACATCCCGCCCGTCGGCGTGCCGATCGACATGGCCGTGGAGATTGCCTGGAACTATTACAACGACCGCAAGCTCCTCCAGCTCGAGCTGATCGACTGGCGCGAAAGCGAGTGA
- a CDS encoding protein translocase subunit SecDF, which produces MPKRNFWKVLLSIAVVVFFAYSMFPLKDREFVDFVKVEAQAKQSEFDALLKEAVARRDAHQAPSAFIALKQLAAERKIDLTESHFPKLNLGDVKNIEKKNAILLDHLLKESKARLQLGLDLKGGVAFTLEIAPSALENMRSDERKEKLTKAIDIIGSRINAFGVTEPIIRPVGDSRLEVQLPGVNTKDNPDVIDSLQKPALLQFRIVHPTLTPAMTGGQTPVGFERMTLEEDSRSGTHVEEIYIKRVPEADGKIMKQAFARPDQYGKPEIILQFTDEGRSRFAQVTRSIVENAQSNNLPYGRLAIVLDGKLYSAPTVREEINSPTAQITGSFTDREAQNLANVLNNPLDVPMVVMEQYEVGPSLAQDAVDSGVRASIIGTALVAAFMVTFYTTGGFVAVCTLAINVIIIFGFMARLGATLTLPGLAGIVLTIGMAVDANILIYERMREELAEGKSLASANQNGFMKALWTILDAHFVQLIVCAIMIFLGTGPIKGFGVTLCIGVISTLFSVLVVAHLTLEWMFTSGLVKKFTMRRMLKNLHVDWVRFGKPAFIASWIVVFAGLAVVIYKGNNIYGIDFRGGDAITLQYKEQIDTGKIREVAAAGNLGEVVPAYISAIGGSQEMLRIETETGKSDALFAALQKAFPQAGFVNLGTSVIGKTIGDEILYNALVAVLASMGVILLYIAFRFEFGFGIGAMFSSFHDILMAIGLFVLTGHHFSAPMVAAILAIAGYSINETVVVFDRIREELRLNPNTSLRDVVNNAISKVFARTIMTATTTFLASASLWIWGTGVLKDIAFTFTMGVLTSTFSAIFIASQVFYWWHKGDRKRVEKHQDVRPTYEWQGASKASE; this is translated from the coding sequence ATGCCTAAACGCAACTTCTGGAAAGTCCTCCTCAGCATCGCTGTGGTGGTCTTTTTTGCATACTCAATGTTCCCGCTGAAAGACCGGGAATTTGTGGACTTCGTAAAAGTCGAGGCCCAGGCCAAGCAGTCCGAATTCGATGCGCTGCTCAAGGAGGCCGTCGCCCGCAGGGACGCCCATCAGGCGCCCAGCGCGTTCATCGCCCTCAAGCAACTCGCCGCCGAGCGCAAAATCGACCTCACGGAAAGCCACTTCCCGAAACTCAACCTCGGGGACGTGAAAAACATCGAGAAGAAAAACGCCATCCTCCTCGACCACCTGCTCAAGGAATCCAAGGCCCGCCTCCAGCTCGGCCTCGACCTCAAGGGCGGCGTCGCCTTCACCCTCGAGATCGCCCCCTCCGCGCTCGAAAACATGCGCTCCGACGAGCGCAAGGAAAAGCTCACGAAGGCCATCGACATCATCGGCAGCCGTATCAACGCCTTCGGCGTCACCGAGCCCATCATCCGCCCGGTCGGCGACAGCCGCCTCGAAGTCCAGCTCCCCGGCGTCAACACCAAGGACAACCCCGACGTCATCGACAGCCTCCAGAAACCCGCCCTGCTCCAGTTCCGCATCGTCCATCCCACGCTCACGCCCGCGATGACCGGCGGACAGACCCCGGTCGGTTTTGAACGCATGACGCTGGAGGAGGATTCCCGCTCCGGCACGCACGTCGAGGAAATCTACATCAAGCGCGTGCCCGAGGCCGACGGCAAAATCATGAAACAGGCCTTCGCCCGCCCCGACCAATACGGCAAGCCCGAGATCATCCTGCAATTCACCGACGAGGGCCGCTCCCGTTTCGCCCAGGTCACCCGCTCCATCGTCGAAAACGCGCAATCCAACAACCTCCCCTACGGACGCCTCGCCATCGTGCTCGACGGCAAACTCTACTCCGCCCCGACCGTCCGCGAGGAAATCAACAGCCCCACCGCCCAGATCACCGGCAGCTTCACCGACCGCGAGGCCCAGAACCTCGCCAACGTCCTCAACAACCCGCTCGACGTCCCCATGGTCGTCATGGAGCAATACGAGGTCGGCCCCTCGCTCGCGCAGGACGCCGTGGACAGCGGTGTGCGCGCCTCGATCATCGGCACCGCGCTCGTCGCCGCGTTCATGGTCACCTTTTACACCACGGGCGGCTTTGTCGCCGTCTGCACGCTCGCGATCAACGTCATCATCATCTTCGGCTTCATGGCCCGCCTCGGCGCCACCCTCACGCTGCCCGGCCTCGCCGGCATCGTGCTCACCATCGGCATGGCGGTGGACGCGAACATCCTCATCTACGAGCGCATGCGCGAAGAGCTCGCCGAAGGCAAATCCCTCGCCTCGGCCAACCAGAACGGCTTCATGAAAGCCCTCTGGACCATCCTCGACGCGCACTTCGTGCAGCTCATCGTCTGCGCGATCATGATCTTCCTCGGCACCGGCCCGATCAAGGGCTTCGGCGTCACGCTCTGCATCGGCGTCATCTCCACCCTGTTCTCCGTGCTCGTGGTCGCCCATCTCACGCTCGAATGGATGTTCACCTCCGGCCTCGTAAAGAAATTCACCATGCGCCGCATGCTGAAAAACCTCCACGTGGACTGGGTGCGCTTCGGCAAGCCCGCCTTCATCGCCTCGTGGATCGTGGTGTTCGCCGGCCTCGCCGTCGTCATCTACAAAGGCAACAACATCTACGGCATCGACTTCAGGGGCGGCGACGCGATCACCCTCCAATACAAGGAGCAAATCGACACCGGCAAAATCCGCGAAGTCGCCGCCGCCGGCAACCTCGGCGAAGTCGTCCCCGCCTACATCAGCGCCATCGGCGGCAGCCAGGAAATGCTCCGCATCGAAACCGAGACCGGCAAGTCCGACGCGCTCTTCGCCGCCCTGCAAAAAGCCTTCCCGCAGGCCGGCTTCGTCAACCTCGGCACCAGCGTCATCGGCAAGACCATCGGCGACGAAATCCTCTACAACGCCCTCGTCGCGGTCCTCGCCTCGATGGGCGTCATCCTGCTCTACATCGCCTTCCGCTTCGAGTTCGGCTTCGGCATCGGCGCGATGTTCTCCTCGTTCCACGACATCCTGATGGCCATCGGCCTCTTCGTGCTGACCGGGCACCATTTCTCGGCGCCGATGGTGGCTGCGATCCTCGCCATCGCGGGTTACTCGATCAACGAGACCGTGGTGGTCTTCGACCGCATCCGCGAGGAACTCCGCCTCAATCCCAACACCTCCCTGCGCGACGTGGTCAACAACGCCATCAGCAAGGTCTTTGCCCGCACGATCATGACGGCGACCACGACCTTCCTGGCCTCCGCCTCGCTCTGGATCTGGGGCACCGGCGTGCTCAAGGACATCGCGTTCACCTTCACGATGGGCGTTCTCACCTCCACCTTCTCGGCCATCTTCATCGCCTCCCAAGTCTTCTATTGGTGGCACAAAGGCGACCGCAAGCGCGTCGAGAAACACCAGGACGTGCGCCCCACCTACGAGTGGCAGGGCGCCAGCAAGGCCTCCGAGTAA
- the yajC gene encoding preprotein translocase subunit YajC, with protein sequence MKISALLDSSLLFLAQTAPAEGGRSGASLMSFLPFILIFVAMYFLMIAPQRKKQKQHQQMLASLDAGDEVITAGGIYGHITAKKDDRFVIRISDNTKIEVGKGYITSVVAKKSGGEEKK encoded by the coding sequence ATGAAAATATCCGCTCTGCTCGACAGTTCACTGCTTTTTCTGGCCCAGACCGCCCCGGCCGAAGGTGGCCGTTCCGGCGCCAGCCTCATGTCCTTTCTCCCCTTCATCCTGATTTTCGTGGCGATGTATTTTCTCATGATCGCGCCCCAGCGCAAAAAGCAGAAGCAGCATCAGCAGATGCTCGCCTCGCTCGATGCCGGCGACGAGGTCATCACCGCCGGCGGCATCTACGGCCACATCACGGCCAAGAAGGACGACCGCTTCGTCATCCGCATCTCCGACAACACCAAGATCGAGGTGGGCAAGGGCTACATCACCAGCGTCGTTGCCAAAAAGAGCGGCGGCGAGGAAAAGAAGTAA